In Streptomyces sp. SN-593, a single genomic region encodes these proteins:
- the rpsG gene encoding 30S ribosomal protein S7 has translation MPRKGPAPKRPVIIDPVYGSPLVTSLVNKILLHGKRSTAERIVYGALEGLREKAGADPVITLKRALENIKPTLEVKSRRVGGATYQVPVEVRPGRQNTLALRWLVGYSRARREKTMTERLMNEILDASNGLGASVKRREDTHKMAESNKAFAHYRW, from the coding sequence ATGCCTCGTAAGGGCCCCGCCCCGAAGCGCCCGGTCATCATCGACCCGGTTTACGGCTCCCCGCTGGTGACCTCGCTGGTCAACAAGATCCTCCTGCACGGCAAGCGCTCCACCGCCGAACGCATCGTCTACGGCGCCCTGGAGGGCCTGCGCGAGAAGGCCGGTGCCGACCCGGTGATCACCCTCAAGCGCGCGCTGGAGAACATCAAGCCGACCCTGGAGGTCAAGTCCCGCCGCGTCGGCGGTGCGACCTACCAGGTGCCGGTCGAGGTCCGCCCGGGCCGCCAGAACACCCTGGCCCTGCGCTGGCTGGTCGGGTACTCCCGCGCCCGCCGCGAGAAGACCATGACCGAGCGGCTGATGAACGAGATCCTCGACGCCAGCAACGGCCTGGGCGCCTCCGTGAAGCGCCGCGAGGACACGCACAAGATGGCCGAGTCCAACAAGGCCTTCGCGCACTACCGCTGGTAG